A single region of the Larimichthys crocea isolate SSNF unplaced genomic scaffold, L_crocea_2.0 scaffold288, whole genome shotgun sequence genome encodes:
- the LOC104939877 gene encoding OX-2 membrane glycoprotein-like gives MTVETMLQILALAALIWKGQAAPVQTQHTVMAAVGEEACLTCQLTQPKEVLQVTWQKLSPEGEKTVATSTKYFGHKVNRGFRDKVEFKDAGLQNSSIVIRNVTEQDESCYQCSFYSNPEGALIGTTCLKVYELHEPVLHVESNSAEEAVVSCSATGRPAPTVTLRVLQQDLHLSNYSSVSVTNTNSTVTVTSTAVLSGFHDDRTQVGCAVRVLSGPQKEVLMMIPEVKQSSADGFDEKSGSNNRDHSTILISVSLVVLVCGILTLVFLRRKRRNQISLSHRNVKMNEMVQATVKDTEETGASSDTQDKVQIRRRTFSEKSQASNDSNPSPSSSKTRWMDQQFNV, from the exons GTCAAGCAGCTCCggtacaaacacagcacactgtgATGGCAGCAGTTGGAGAAGAAGCCTGTCTGACGTGTCAGCTGACTCAACCTAAAGAAGTTCTTCAAGTCACCTGGCAGAAACTTTCACCTGAGGGAGAGAAGACTGTTGCAACATCCACCAAATACTTTGGTCACAAAGTGAATCGTGGCTTCAGAGATAAAGTGGAGTTTAAAGATGCTGGACTGCAGAACAGCTCCATAGTTATCAGGAATGTGACGGAGCAGGATGAAAGCTGCTATCAATGTTCGTTCTACTCCAACCCTGAAGGTGCTCTCATTGGTACAACCTGCCTCAAAGTCTACG agctgcatgaaCCCGTCCTACATGTAGAGTCAAACTCTGCTGAAGAGGCAGTTGTGTCCTGCTCGGCCACAGGTCGACCTGCTCCCACAGTAACATTAAGAGTCCTGCAACAAGACCTCCACCTGTCAAACTACAGCTCTGTCAGTgtcaccaacaccaacagtaCAGTCACTGTCACCTCTACAGCTGTGCTGTCTGGTTTCCATGATGACCGCACACAGGTTGGATGTGCAGTACGAGTGCTCTCTGGTCCTCAGAAAgaggtgttgatgatgattcCTGAGGTCAAACAGTCGTCTGCTGATG GTTTTGATGAGAAATCTGGATCTAATAACCGTGATCACA GTACAATATTGATCAGTGTATCGTTGGTGGTGTTAGTCTGTGGTATTCTTACATTGGTCTTTCTCCGACGTAAACGAAGAAATCAAATCAG TCTGTCACACAGGAACGTTAAGATGAACGAGATGGTTCAAGCTACAGTCAAAGACACAGAAGA gACTGGAGCATCTTCAGATACACAGGACAAAGTTCAGATCAGGCGACGGACATTTTCAGAGAAGAGTCAGGCAAGTAACGACTCAAATccatcaccgtcatcatcaaAGACACGATGGATGGATCAGCAGTttaatgtgtaa
- the LOC113744912 gene encoding OX-2 membrane glycoprotein-like produces the protein METMLQIFVLAALILKGQAALIQTQLTVMAAVGDEACLSCQLTQHKEVLQVTWQKLSPEGEKNVATSTKYFGRQVNRGFRDKVEFKDAGLQNSSIVIRNVTEQDESCYQCSFYTNPEGALTGRTCLKVYELHEPVLHVESNSAEEAVVSCSATGRPAPTVTLRVLQQDLHLSNYSSVSVTNTNSTVTVTSTAVLSGFHDDRTQVGCAVRVLSGPQKEVLMMIPEVKQSSADGFDEKSGSNNRDHSTILISVSLVVLVCGILTLVFLRRKRRNQISLSHRNVKMNEMVQATVKDTEETGASSDTQDKVQIRRRTFSEKSQASNDSNPSPSSSKTRWMDQQFNV, from the exons ATGGAAACGATGCTGCAGATATTCGTGTTAGCTGCTCTGATTTTAAAAG GTCAAGCAGCTCTGATACAAACACAGCTCACTGTGATGGCAGCAGTCGGAGATGAGGCTTGTTTGAGCTGTCAGCTGACTCAACATAAAGAAGTTCTTCAAGTCACCTGGCAGAAACTTTCACCTGAGGGAGAGAAGAATGTTGCAACATCCACCAAATACTTTGGTCGTCAGGTGAATCGTGGCTTCAGAGATAAAGTGGAGTTTAAAGATGCTGGACTGCAGAACAGCTCCATAGTTATCAGGAACGTGACGGAGCAGGATGAAAGCTGCTATCAATGTTCGTTCTACACCAACCCTGAAGGTGCTCTCACTGGTAGAACCTGCCTCAAAGTCTACG agctgcatgaaCCCGTCCTACATGTAGAGTCAAACTCTGCTGAAGAGGCAGTTGTGTCCTGCTCGGCCACAGGTCGACCTGCTCCCACAGTAACATTAAGAGTCCTGCAACAAGACCTCCACCTGTCAAACTACAGCTCTGTCAGTgtcaccaacaccaacagtaCAGTCACTGTCACCTCTACAGCTGTGCTGTCTGGTTTCCATGATGACCGCACACAGGTTGGATGTGCAGTACGAGTGCTCTCTGGTCCTCAGAAAgaggtgttgatgatgattcCTGAGGTCAAACAGTCGTCTGCTGATG GTTTTGATGAGAAATCTGGATCTAATAACCGTGATCACA GTACAATATTGATCAGTGTATCGTTGGTGGTGTTAGTCTGTGGTATTCTTACATTGGTCTTTCTCCGACGTAAACGAAGAAATCAAATCAG TCTGTCACACAGGAACGTTAAGATGAACGAGATGGTTCAAGCTACAGTCAAAGACACAGAAGA gACTGGAGCATCTTCAGATACACAGGACAAAGTTCAGATCAGGCGACGGACATTTTCAGAGAAGAGTCAGGCAAGTAACGACTCAAATccatcaccgtcatcatcaaAGACACGATGGATGGATCAGCAGTttaatgtgtaa